In the genome of Triticum urartu cultivar G1812 chromosome 5, Tu2.1, whole genome shotgun sequence, one region contains:
- the LOC125509348 gene encoding protein TIFY 10c-like, with amino-acid sequence MPGRARPGGSLSSHLAVYHEDPIHFKRADAPGRRKSALELFVGGSRRAKEGARKLAAVERRLGLLCMEGAGSGGKMAGGEGMAGRAGAGAAAAAKEKSGFAATCSLLSRYMKEKKSGALQGLVGLDMSPPAAVVGEEGAFQPPTTMNLLSGLEEPNAADVELPLEKSSVGQFLKATTDNQDAGQDAHQLTIFYGGKVVVVDNFPSTKVKDLFKMANGAGDKAGSSSLVQQSPPQPAHNTLPDLPIARRNSLHRFLEKRKGRIVAKAPYQINGSSAAPSKQANGDNSWLGLGQEVTN; translated from the exons ATGCCCGGCCGTGCCCGGCCCGGCGGGTCCTTGTCGTCCCACCTCGCCGTTTATCACGAAGACCCGATCCATTTTAAAAGGGCGGACGCGCCCGGCAGGAGGAAAAGTGCACTGGAGTTGTTTGTCGGAGGCAGCAGGAGAGCGAAGGAAGGAGCGAGGAAGCTTGCTGCGGTGGAGAGGCGACTTGGTTTGCTGTGCATGGAAGGGGCGGGGAGCGGCGGGAAGATGGCAGGAGGAGAGGGCATGGCCGGCCGTGCCGGTGCCGGTGCCGCGGCGGCGGCCAAGGAGAAGTCCGGCTTCGCCGCCACCTGCAGCCTCCTGAGCCGCTACATGAAGGAGAAGAAGAGCGGCGCGCTGCAGGGCCTCGTCGGCCTCGACATgtcgccgccggccgccgtcgTCGGTGAAGAAG GAGCTTTCCAGCCGCCCACCACCATGAACCTGCTGTCGGGGCTGGAGGAGCCAAACGCCGCGGACGTGGAGCTCCCCCTCGAGAAATCTAGTGTTGGCCAGTTTCTCAAGGCCACAACTGACAACCAAGATGCCGGACAGGATGCGCACCAGCTCACCATCTTCTACGGTGGAAAAGTGGTCGTGGTTGACAACTTCCCGTCCACCAAGGTCAAGGATTTGTTCAAGATGGCCAACGGCGCCGGCGACAAGGCCGGGAGCAGCAGCCTCGTTCAGCAGAGCCCTCCCCAGCCTGCACACAACACTCTCCCAG ATCTGCCCATAGCGAGGAGGAACTCACTCCACAGGTTTCTCGAGAAAAGAAAGGGCAG GATAGTGGCGAAGGCGCCCTACCAAATTAACGGCTCATCGGCGGCTCCGTCCAAGCAAGCTAATGGTGACAACTCCTGGCTCGGGCTGGGCCAAGAAGTGACAAACTGA